The Larimichthys crocea isolate SSNF chromosome I, L_crocea_2.0, whole genome shotgun sequence genomic interval CATAAAgtagtaaaacaacaaaacattaacagaTTCTGACATGTTTCTGAAACTATACAGTTATGGGTGCACGTGAGTTTATCTGTGCACAGCCACACTGATGTGGACAAATTGCAGGTTAAAGTGTAATGTAACAGGAGCCAACAGGACAGAGACCTGAGACTTCAAACTACACAAAGAGCTGTGTAGGATTCAACCCCGGTGTTGTTTTTACCTTGTCCTGGATCAGTTTGGACATCCAGactaacaaacagacagacacaaaaaaagaggcacatgcacacaggcacTCATTTTAAGAAGAGACCTCATGAAACTGGTCTCAGGACTTTGGTTATTGATCTATAATGGTCTAATCCCACTCgcacaacaaaaactgaatcacacacataaaaatcaaaaatacatttgtagtCATCTATTTcccagatttttttgttgttggttgtcTGAGCAAGGAAGAGACAAGACTGGAAAACATAAAGGGCCTGTTACATTTGTTTGCCTTCCATTCACAATCTAAGAATCTCTTCTATCACCACAAGCTGgtacttaaataaaaagtaaaaatccaCCTAGTCTAAAATACAGAGTGTATTTTGTTTCAAGGAGTGTATGTACAGTGTTGATGTGTGGTATGTACAAGTGTGGGTGGTGGTTTTCTGGCAAGATTTTGAAtctggaggaggaaggagagtcGCTCTGGGCGGCAGCTCTAATGATGCTCTCATCTTTTTCTGCCTTGAGATGAATATCTAAATCTCACTCCATGTGATTCTTTACTTTTCCTTAATGTCCTCTCATCATCTTTGTTAATCTATGTCTTTCTCCTGCTTCTGGTAGTGCCACCTGTCATTAATTAATCACaactttgtaaaataaataaataaatgagtgatGGATAATGTCAGTGGTGATTGGATGGTGAGCACTGGTTGATCTAGAAAATAGCTGTAGATGAGTAACAACGCCTGCATTGTTAACAgctgtgatatatatatatttaaaaaaaacacacctggaGACGCCACCAGCTGTCTGtgagttgtgttgtgtttctatcATTTCATGATGCTGTTGTAGTTTTCTGCCTTTGTACCTTCAGAGGCTTTTTAAAGCCTGTACTATTTAGCAGCAGCTACTTCAACACTGAAATCTTGTCCTGCGCCACATCAACTGATATCTGCTCTTTAAAACAGCTCCCTGCTGCCTTGCCTGTCTCTTGTGTCAGTGTGGTACCCCCTGCAAGTTGAGGAGGCAACTGAAAGGAATCAAGATCCAGGTTTTTGTTAGAGTTGGAAAGAGCAGGGGGAGAAATCTGAGGAGAAAAAGGggtgtggaggagaggagagttcAGCCaaaaaggaaatggatggagAATGTTACtatagagagggagaggaggtggaggagagatgaggtgCTGGGtaaggaggaagatgaagggaAGGCTGAGGTATCATAACCTGGGGGGCACTCCAGCTCGAAGCAGCGGATGGAGGCATCTTCGTTACCATAATTGGCCCAGTACTCTTCTTGGTCCAGCTTGGGGAGCGCCACCTCATCCTCTGACAGTTCATACTTGGAGGAGATGGTTTCAGAAGGGGTTTTGGGGAGGTATTGAGGCTTGACGGCAGAGAAAGGGAAGGCCTTCACTGTGTCTGAGCTCTTCTGGTACGATGCCTTGGATGAAGTTGCAGGTTTATTCTTGGAGAACCACCAGCGGGTCTTGGTGCTGAAGGTTGTTGTGGTGCTTCCAGCCAGAGAGCCAGGGTCAGGCAGAGGGCAGAGGGCGAAGTCCAGCTCGCGAAGAAATCTGAGGTCCTGGCCACGACGTTGGGATGGGGAGGTGCACATAAGATCAGAGGAGGAGATGCGGGCCTTGCGGAACCACTCCCACAGGGGGCGAGCCTCACAGCCGCAGGACCAGGGGTTACCATTGAGGCGGAGGAACTGGATACCTTGGGCATCTCTCATGGCCTGGCCTGGCAGTTCGGCCAGGGAGTTGTTGAACAGGTAGAGGATAGTCAGACGGCCAAGGTCACGGAAAGCCCGACGGTTGACCTGTCTGATGCGGTTGTCATGGACAAGGAGACGGTCCAGGTTGACCAGGCCTCTGAACACATTCTCAGACAGGGCACGGATGCGGTTGCCATGCAGGAAGAGATGGGTGAGGTTGACCAGATCTGAGAACAGATCATCCTGCAGAAAGTGGAGCTGATTCTCCTGGAGCAAAGTCAAAACACAAGAGGATTTAGTGCTGTGTGAAGCTGTACAATAAATGCTAACTTTTAGATACTTTACAGCTAAGTTAATGATGCTATAAAACTGATAAGAAGCTCTTGGCCATAAGTGTGACATGTTTTCCCATTTCCTGTTTAGAAATCACTGAAGTCCAGCATTTCTATTTGCACCAGTGAGTACTATAAGCTATGATAGGAGGAAACAGCTCATTTCGACTGCCTGAAACTACACTGAatgtgggagagaaaaaggtCATCTTGAGAGAGATTTGCTGTCCAATTAAATGCTGGATTCAAGGAGAACAGCTGAGATCTCACTAGCAGCTGCCAAAAATCTGACAACAACTCTCTATGAGATCATTTTCATAGTGTGCAGAAATCAGGGACTGCCTGAAAAGGAGGAAATCataaatatgagctttgaaaatgtgtggcaaaaatatgaattacagAGTTTGTTTTACCCTTTGCACTTCAAAGCTATTTGTTTCTACTGTGTAtgaataagataaaataatgcCCTGTCAGAGTGTTTgatcattttcagtcatttggCTGTAGGTCTGTTAAAAGAATAAAGTAGGTCttggtctttttttctgtgcactAATAAGAGTGAGGTTTCTACTGAGAGATATGTTGAATCATGTTGTTCCGAATGACTTGCAGCTAGAACTGTTACTGAGAGCAAATGAGTGGATTATTATAATTGCTTCTATGTATTGGCAGCTACTCATGTTGAGTGTTAACTTATATATATTCTTAgtttgcatctttgtgtgtgtgctgtggcaactcactgacctttttttaaaacagtcttTCATTATGCAGAGTAAAGcgagtgtgtgggtgtgcagccTGCAACTTGGCAACTAAAGTGatagtgtgtgggtgtgcagccTGCAACTTGGCAACTAAAGTGATTGAAAAAGCCCATAAAGCAAATTTCCATCATATTCTTCCAAACATCATGTGTGTACACTCACATAATATGtatcttttgtattttgtttgtatgtgtgctggGTTTACCTGCAAGTAGAGGAACTGCAGGCTGTACAACTTGTGGAAGAGGTCATGGGGGAGAGCGGCCAACTTGCAGCGATGCATGTGCAAGCTCTGCAGCTTCTCCAAGCCCCTGAATGCTCCACCTTCCAAGCGCTGCAGTGGGTTATCACCCAGATCCAGCTCCTCCAGAACCCTGAGGTTACTGAAAGCTCCAGCCTCGATCCATGTGATGTTGTTAGCATACAGCCAAAGCACCTGCACAGGATTAGGAGAAAATACTACCATAAGATGGAGACATAAAAGACTATTGCACATAAAAGACTGTCTGCAAATAAATCTGGGGAAGTaaacagatgcaaacacacacgctgccATTTTTACCTGTGTCTCAAAACCAAAAGAGTCTGCGCGAAGCTCAGTGATGCGGTTGTTCTGCAGGAAAACACGCTGAGAGTCGTACGGTACACCAGCCGGCACTATGGTGAGATTCTGGGACTGGCAGCTGACCGTCATGGGCGtagggtaacacacacacagtctggggCATGCACCCACCCCGCCCGGcttcaccaccaccagccaTAGAATCAGCCAAAGACACAGTCCAcctggagagagacaaagagacagaggacgTTATTTCTCAAGATAAGAACAggaacaaaatgtgtgtgtgtgtgtgtgtgtgtgtgtgtgacagaggtacagacaaagaaagagagattgATTTCAGCTTTTGGCACAAGTCTTTCTTACTGACTGTCTGTCACCTGTTGTTGCTGTCAGTGATTCTTTTTAACACTGCTGTGCTCTCACCCTTGACTTGTTGATGGCTCCCAGAACTTTTGGGGGACATTTATAATTCACCTGAGAACATTACAGAaatcattcacccattcatataCACCGGATCACTTTACATAGGTCTCTGTTGTGACAAGGTTACATAACTTTGGATTTCAGAAGTTTAGAACCGAAAAGCACAACAAATCTCCCATTGAGATGTTTAAGACAATAAACGTAAATCACGCGTGCCTCTTTGCATTTAATTAACCCGGTTTCCTAGTTCTCAGGGTATCAAAATGATGTTTCCGTTGAGAGGTTTACCACGCAGAGGGCACGCGTAAAACCAGCAACCGGACCCGGATCAGTTTCGGTTCTTATCAATATTGCAACAGGTTCTTGGCACAGCTCGGATAACGGCGCACAAAAGTGGCCACGGCGGGAAAAGTACAtgcatgaaataataatgaacttCCCATTCATCTGCTGTGCGCAAGATTTTCCAGTGGCTCACCTCTTGACCTCTTAACAAGTTGGACTATTAACTGAGCTGGACGCTGAGGGAGAACTGAAGCTTTTAGGTGCAATAAGACACCTTTCTGGAGTCTTTCCAAGTCTTATTTACCCTAAAGTGGCCATGAGATAAGGAATAAAGTTAAGGGTGGTGTGTGCATCATAAATATCTCCGTGCGTAAAAGGAGTTGGGGTTTTGGTAAACTTTAGTAGAGCGCCAAAAGAAAAGCGTGTCCACATATAATGACGATATTACATAAATTCACACTTCATCTAGAGCTGTTGTTGTCAAATCGTTGTctaaaatggcccaaaagtgcgCACTACAGTCTTTTTCCAAAAAATTCAAATGGATGCTGAACAATATTTTGCTAAACAGTTTAGGATCTATGCAAAATGGAAGTGCGTAAAAGCATAACAAACTTTATAAATGTAGCAAAAGGTTTCCACAGCCATGCAAGATGCTGATACCCCCCCCAAACAACATAGACATATTACAGATTTCAAAGTTTAATATTGAATTATTCCTCAAAACACTTCATCAAGTGCCCACTACTGAGTGACAAGCTGCTAACCAACTAAATCACAGAAATGCATTTGCAAAATCAAAAACTCAAACTACAATCTGAAGAGGTACTCACTCTTAACATTGTGGGCGCTGGAGCCCTTCAAGGACCGACGAGTCTCCATCTCGAACCAAAGCCGAAAGCGAGTTAGCCTGAGCGGCGTAGAAGTGCCTGCTTGCTGCTATCTCTGCTGAGGTTCAGCTCTGGTGACCGTGTCGCTGCGGCTTCAAGCAGTGATGATCCGGAGTCCCGCGAAGCTGTTTATACTCTTGGTAGGTTGGTCGCCCACACCCGTGGGCAGCGGAGGATCCTCACTACGTCAGCCCGGGAGGAGGGGTGAGATCCACCGGAGGAAAGGACAAGAAAGGCAGTGGCAGGGCGGGTTtgcctaaaaaaaacaccactgtCTGTTCAGATCATAATTATTACTCAATTTAATTAAAGATTATTACAGCATCTGATGAAATTTCTTTTTACGCATTAAGAAACATCTTTTAAAGAGACCCTGAATATTCTTTTAGTGCTTTGACGCTCTTTTTTCATCATTAAGACAAAGAGCAGTGTGAGAGGAAGCAACCTGATGATGAAGAGTGGAGGTGGGGTGGAGTTTATTGGGTGACAAcataataagaaataagaaaattgACTTTCCTGGTCAACAGgggtgtttgtatttgtgtggcTCGTGGCACATGCGCTCGCACGGGGGttggaggaggaaaggaggcgGGAAAAACTCATTTGGCATTAAAAGCCAAACAAATCATCTGCCTCATTTAGTGTAGGCCAGTTTGGACTGAAGCCCAGAGCCGCCTACAAATCAGAACAACAGATGAACATGAAAGGGAAACCCAGTGGTGGAGCGGTATGATCTAACGCAGCATATGGACTCAGGAGGAGAGATGTAccactgacacatttcagtacAATACACACTGTACTTCCAGTTACGGATGTCACCAAAAAAAATACTCTTCTAACTTCAAAAATTTGGAGTGGCCAGAAGTAGCATGGCGCTGAAGATGTGATAGAGGAAGCTGTCAACTCTGTGTGATCACTGTCGTTGAATAAGTCACAGTTTCTGTCTAATTATACTTTGGCTGCGGTGCGCGCTGGGGAAGATGCAGAAGCTCAGCATGGGTGGGGTGTAGGAGGGGACACGGAGGTCTTTCTGCACGTGAAATTCATCGTGTCAGGGTAAGGGGGTGGGCCACGTTTACTCACTAGTCCCCCCCTTCATGGCACAGGTCATGGCCAGATCCACCATGATGCACATCATCTGCTCCCAAGTGTACACACTCAACAAAACCTGCTCCACTGAAGGTCATCTGTAACTCCAAGCTGTGAGCGCAGTGCGGGGCATAAATTGTGCGTCTGGAATCAAACTGTTTCTTGGCTGTTGTAGTGATTTGGGGAGGCAGACAGCTCATCAATCAGGCATCAGTAGCCTCCACAGGGGGACTTTGGGACAGATaaggtcgtgtgtgtgtgtgcctgaatATAATAATCACAATGTTCTTGGCCTTGGGATAATACTGGGGGTGGCAGACAGCTCATTGAACAGACTCCATCTTCAGGGagactgtgggtgtgtgtgtgtgtttgtgtgtgtaatgtagcCTAAGTAGAATTAAATGCATGGAAAAACATACACGCACATATACACATCTCCCCTCCCTGATCCCCTCcctttcattctctctcatGCCTTCTGCTGTGTCAAAGTGAATCACAGGCACACTGGCATTTGAACTGgtgtaaacacaacatgttcAAAGATGTCCTGATCCTGTTGCTGACTCTGATCATAACCCCCACCCTCGCCCCCCCCCAAACCccactcacacataaacacgcaCCGAAAaccttgtgtgtgtggacaaagTGTGTTTCTGCCCGCTGGGTAGGGAACATCAGGTTTGACAGGAGAGAAAGATGACCTTGAACACAAATTTAGTGTTTTGGGGGCTTTCTGTCTCGAGTTGACCTTTTAGAAGTTCCTGCCCCCTCAGAGAACTTGAGCAGCACCGTTGAGATATTTTCATgtgaaacacaacagacagatagatatagatagatactttattgtctTTACAAGGAAATATAGCACATTTTTCCCCACCCATATCTAATACATATAGCTCTCAGCACATGGCGGTTACTCACGTTTTCAGGCCGTGAAGGAAGTATGAAGAATTGGTTTTATTTGATCTGAAATGTGACTGCATACTGTAGTAAACCAGTGTGTATCATTGTCAAGTACTAAAAATCTCAATGTCTCAATTCCAAGCAAATAAATACAGTGTGAGATTATGCACAAGTGTATGAATCAGACAAAATGTGGGTGTCATTTGGGACAGTAAAGGTCTGACAAGACTTTGTGAACAAGATAGTGAATCATTTGATATTTAGTTGCAGGGTCAGAAGAGACGCTTCTGTGTGTAAAGTTCATTTTTacaaacaattaaaatacaCGCCTGTTAAGGTTCTTAAAGGCCTCAAAATCGTAGGTAATTGTAATGTGGGAGTCAGAATTCATCATTTTTTGTATGTGGGTTATTTCTCTAGGCTCTAATTAGAGTCGTTTTCACGTTTCTTTCTATCATCCTGGGACGGATAAAATTTCAAATTACACGTATCTGACATTTACTACGGTTTTAAAAAACACGCTGAGGCAAAAGTCAGAGAAGCCTCTTTCCACAGACcttcaacacaaacaagaaaaactctGCAAAAGACACTCAAGACTTTCTTGCTTTCAGTTCAGCCATAAGAGCTTTAGTGGGTGTAAAAAGGACTACTGCCCACTGCCATTATCGTCTATAATGACTCCCCACTGTGCAGGAAGAGGAGACTCATTCTGTGACAGGATAGATAATGGATGATGGACATATAATGGATAACTTGCACTGATTCATTCTCCGAATTATTATGCACAATTCCAAATTTATCGTACAGATTGGTTTTGGTCTTAAGACTGGTCACAAGACCTCTTATGAAGGTCTCAGTCTTGTCTTGGTTTTGGACATAAAAGACTCTTCAAGACCAGTCAAGCTGTGGGGATATCATTAATGTTTCCATACCATTCACTTAATAATGTCTAGTTTGTCTTGCCacagttttaaaatgaactgaaaataccattggattttaaaaagttattttacagTAAGTAGAGCAAACACCTCCGTTGCACAGAAAAACTATAAAGAGGGCAGGTCAAGGTTCCCAGCCAACAGCGGCAAAGTTCTTCCAACAAATTAAACTCAGTATATTATGAagcatgtcattaaaaaaagaaatgaatataaatataaatataaaaccttCCTGCTTCAAATGACACCAATaacttatttcttatttaaaatTTTGCCTCTGTTAATGGCTGTTAGCCTTTGCTGCCCTTCTTTACACGCACTGCTattttccaaaagaaaacacactgcagtctgtaaatcctgcaaGACATTCACTGAGAAGGCTGCAAGGCCAAAGTAATTTGACAAATATTAGCCCTATGTTAGTTAGCGAAGTACaatatatactgtctggtcttggtcttgaccaGATCTCGCCCTGCCCTGGTCAAAGTCTTGATTTCTAGACTTTCTAGACTAGACCTTAATTTCTATTTATACTCTAACcagttcaaatgtatttatctgaAATGTAATTGCTGCTGTAACACTCAAATTTTCCTTTAGTGATCAGTAAAGTTGAAAAGAgttgcaaacaaaaacaaagatccTCCTACCAGCTTTGTGCAGCAGATGGACACCAGC includes:
- the rtn4rl2b gene encoding reticulon-4 receptor-like 2b — its product is METRRSLKGSSAHNVKSGLCLWLILWLVVVKPGGVGACPRLCVCYPTPMTVSCQSQNLTIVPAGVPYDSQRVFLQNNRITELRADSFGFETQVLWLYANNITWIEAGAFSNLRVLEELDLGDNPLQRLEGGAFRGLEKLQSLHMHRCKLAALPHDLFHKLYSLQFLYLQENQLHFLQDDLFSDLVNLTHLFLHGNRIRALSENVFRGLVNLDRLLVHDNRIRQVNRRAFRDLGRLTILYLFNNSLAELPGQAMRDAQGIQFLRLNGNPWSCGCEARPLWEWFRKARISSSDLMCTSPSQRRGQDLRFLRELDFALCPLPDPGSLAGSTTTTFSTKTRWWFSKNKPATSSKASYQKSSDTVKAFPFSAVKPQYLPKTPSETISSKYELSEDEVALPKLDQEEYWANYGNEDASIRCFELECPPGYDTSAFPSSSSLPSTSSLLHLLSLSIVTFSIHFLFG